In Streptomyces sp. NBC_00878, a single window of DNA contains:
- a CDS encoding MoxR family ATPase → MSLWPVYTGSSEPHDGIAELPAPPPWRAFEGGPELATPAEGDDASATSPDRRHRARTYRATDRAVQLVNAALYLRRPLLVTGPPGSGKSSLAYAVARELRLGPVLRWNITSRTTLHDGLYQYDPLSRLYAAGRAAAREVPPDTELPPGGGHLSDRGLPSDGGLAPDGGVPSDHRLPSDRRLAPDGGVPSDHRLPSDRRLAPDHRLAPDHRLAPDRRLAPDSGLQDHLRLGPLGTALLPYGRPRALLIDEIDKCDLDLPNDLLNILEEGQYEIPELVRAARHTPSAEVMVDGTDERVEVSRGRVRCRSFPFVVLTSNGEREFPPAFLRRCVRLELHQPRDAHLESIVRAHLGEPDAYARKLIDRFLSRGTDGELATDQLLNAIYLTGAAGIDASSRDELAEQLMPYLSRTGDEPDAF, encoded by the coding sequence ATGTCCCTGTGGCCCGTCTACACGGGTTCGAGCGAGCCGCACGACGGCATCGCCGAGCTGCCCGCGCCACCACCGTGGCGTGCCTTCGAGGGCGGCCCCGAGCTGGCGACTCCCGCCGAGGGCGACGACGCCTCGGCGACCTCCCCGGACCGCCGGCACCGCGCCCGTACCTATCGCGCCACGGACCGGGCGGTCCAACTCGTCAACGCCGCCCTGTACTTGCGCCGCCCGCTCCTCGTGACGGGCCCGCCGGGCAGCGGCAAGTCGAGCCTCGCGTACGCGGTGGCACGGGAGTTGAGGCTCGGCCCCGTCCTGCGCTGGAACATCACGAGCCGCACCACGCTCCACGACGGCCTCTACCAGTACGACCCGCTGTCGCGCCTGTACGCGGCGGGACGCGCCGCCGCACGCGAGGTACCGCCGGACACCGAACTCCCGCCGGGCGGAGGGCACTTGTCCGACCGCGGGCTCCCTTCCGACGGCGGGCTCGCTCCCGACGGCGGAGTCCCTTCCGACCACCGGCTCCCTTCCGACCGCAGGCTCGCTCCCGACGGCGGAGTCCCTTCCGACCACCGGCTCCCTTCCGACCGCAGGCTCGCTCCCGACCACCGGCTCGCTCCCGACCACCGGCTCGCTCCCGACCGCAGGCTCGCTCCGGACAGCGGGCTCCAGGACCATCTGCGCCTCGGCCCGCTCGGCACGGCGCTCCTTCCGTACGGACGTCCGCGTGCCCTGCTGATCGACGAGATCGACAAGTGCGACCTGGACCTGCCGAACGACCTCCTCAACATCCTGGAGGAGGGCCAGTACGAGATCCCGGAACTGGTCCGCGCCGCCCGGCACACCCCCTCCGCCGAGGTCATGGTCGACGGCACGGACGAACGGGTCGAGGTGTCACGCGGTCGCGTCCGCTGCCGTTCCTTCCCCTTCGTGGTCCTGACCAGCAACGGCGAGCGCGAGTTCCCGCCCGCCTTCCTCCGCCGCTGCGTCCGCCTCGAACTCCACCAGCCGCGCGACGCCCACCTGGAGAGCATCGTCCGCGCGCACCTCGGCGAACCCGACGCGTACGCCCGGAAGTTGATCGACCGCTTCCTGTCCCGGGGAACGGACGGCGAACTGGCGACGGACCAACTCCTCAACGCCATCTACCTCACGGGGGCGGCAGGCATCGACGCCTCGTCACGCGACGAGCTGGCGGAGCAGCTGATGCCGTACCTGAGCCGCACGGGGGACGAGCCGGATGCGTTCTGA
- a CDS encoding trypsin-like peptidase domain-containing protein yields the protein MTSVSWHARITCGRATGAGFLVTERHVLTCAHVVASSPADEVSVSFVHSGEEAIPARVIAHGGWDSSDTARGDLAVLELDREVALKPAEFAAPSDAHGHPPRKLLAYGFPKRYEEGAIVEYRATADQLIAGEWVQLEAWTAHGQPLAPGFSGAAVTLADSGRVVGMVSAAARDPANRNGRMLPAQVMARYWPRLGDLIPTPEYDRAQKETLRRLVEAVARHGEPECGPERLYRDAVGNVGAYPPPHGFNSLWDAAWHLLSEEYDPKAVVRFAARLADFSRDAPTRSALRSWPYARRKPAPVPRPVHVHAWSPILVEIAPSGSGIDQFLVEVSAYNGTHRRVVGSRRLSADRVRPYALDRIDDAYNELELGKRELIVFVLPRRWLNSDVAQWRFGADDDSPLGSLAPLVVMDLERRRSGSLQHKLAQKWQHLDGRPTAQLLRIGCTDQRGQDPAKLAVDLHHSADMVGFGAPPRSHHNKMLFHASLNAAVPVMLWPRTDCQGGPSHEGCRGSAFLDRLADHVAGLPPGELPSYVHELRKTAFASDGLEPHWAYDLALLWEDPRYLPEPVGYRHSPVA from the coding sequence ATGACCAGCGTTTCCTGGCACGCCAGGATCACCTGCGGACGCGCCACCGGAGCCGGCTTCCTGGTCACCGAGCGGCATGTGCTGACCTGCGCGCATGTCGTCGCGAGCAGCCCTGCCGACGAGGTGAGCGTCTCCTTCGTGCACAGCGGTGAAGAGGCGATTCCCGCCCGGGTGATCGCCCACGGCGGCTGGGACAGCAGCGACACCGCCCGCGGCGATCTCGCCGTACTGGAACTCGACCGCGAAGTCGCCCTGAAACCCGCCGAGTTCGCGGCGCCCTCGGACGCGCACGGGCATCCGCCGCGCAAGCTGCTGGCGTACGGCTTTCCCAAGCGGTACGAAGAGGGGGCCATCGTCGAATACCGCGCCACCGCCGACCAGTTGATCGCCGGAGAGTGGGTACAGCTGGAGGCGTGGACCGCACACGGGCAACCGCTGGCACCCGGTTTCAGCGGCGCGGCGGTGACGCTCGCGGACAGCGGGCGGGTCGTCGGCATGGTCTCCGCCGCGGCACGCGACCCGGCGAACCGCAACGGCCGGATGCTGCCCGCGCAGGTCATGGCCCGCTACTGGCCGCGCCTCGGCGACCTGATTCCGACTCCGGAGTACGACCGTGCGCAGAAGGAGACGTTACGACGCCTGGTCGAGGCGGTGGCGCGGCACGGCGAGCCGGAGTGCGGCCCCGAGCGGCTCTACCGCGACGCCGTGGGAAACGTCGGAGCGTATCCGCCGCCCCACGGTTTCAACTCGCTGTGGGACGCGGCCTGGCATCTCCTCTCGGAGGAGTACGACCCCAAGGCGGTCGTCCGGTTCGCGGCCCGGCTGGCCGACTTCAGCAGGGACGCGCCGACACGGAGCGCACTGCGGTCGTGGCCGTACGCCCGCCGCAAGCCGGCGCCTGTCCCGAGGCCCGTCCACGTGCACGCGTGGTCGCCGATCCTCGTCGAGATCGCGCCCAGCGGCAGCGGCATCGACCAGTTCCTCGTCGAGGTGTCCGCGTACAACGGCACACACCGCCGCGTGGTCGGCTCGCGCCGCCTGTCCGCCGACCGGGTCCGCCCCTACGCCCTGGATCGCATCGACGACGCGTACAACGAACTGGAGCTGGGCAAACGGGAGTTGATCGTCTTCGTCCTGCCGCGCCGCTGGCTCAACTCGGACGTCGCGCAGTGGCGTTTCGGTGCCGACGACGACAGCCCGCTCGGCTCGCTCGCACCGCTCGTCGTGATGGACCTCGAACGGCGGCGCAGCGGCAGCCTCCAGCACAAGCTCGCCCAGAAATGGCAGCACCTCGACGGGCGGCCCACAGCCCAACTGCTCCGCATCGGCTGTACGGACCAGCGCGGCCAGGACCCGGCGAAGCTGGCCGTCGACCTGCACCACAGCGCGGACATGGTGGGCTTCGGGGCGCCGCCGCGCTCACACCACAACAAAATGCTGTTCCACGCGAGTCTGAACGCCGCGGTTCCGGTGATGCTGTGGCCACGCACCGACTGTCAGGGCGGACCGTCGCACGAGGGCTGCCGGGGCTCGGCCTTCCTGGACCGCCTCGCCGACCACGTCGCGGGTCTGCCACCAGGCGAACTCCCCTCGTACGTCCATGAGTTGCGGAAGACCGCCTTCGCCTCCGACGGCCTGGAACCGCACTGGGCGTACGACCTGGCACTGCTCTGGGAGGACCCCAGATACCTGCCCGAACCCGTCGGCTACCGCCACTCCCCCGTCGCCTGA
- a CDS encoding CU044_2847 family protein: protein MDGLVEFKTDDGAVVVVEGVEDESGSRLVARADGTVQAARTFEGSLDGVRAAAESALRVFRDGSLQPDTVEIEFGVKLTAEAGALIAKSAVEGHLVVKLSWSPSSGGPDGSGESVPGAPESITGSQETTSAS, encoded by the coding sequence ATGGACGGTTTAGTGGAGTTCAAGACCGACGACGGTGCCGTGGTCGTCGTCGAGGGCGTCGAGGACGAGTCCGGCTCCCGGCTGGTCGCGCGCGCGGACGGGACGGTCCAGGCGGCCCGTACGTTCGAGGGCTCTCTGGACGGGGTGCGGGCGGCGGCCGAGTCGGCGCTCCGCGTCTTCCGGGACGGCTCGCTGCAGCCCGACACCGTGGAGATCGAGTTCGGGGTGAAACTCACCGCGGAGGCGGGCGCGTTGATCGCCAAGAGCGCTGTCGAGGGCCATCTCGTCGTCAAGCTCTCCTGGTCGCCGTCATCAGGGGGCCCGGACGGCTCCGGCGAGTCCGTTCCCGGCGCTCCTGAGTCCATCACCGGCTCCCAGGAGACCACCTCAGCCTCATGA
- a CDS encoding carboxyl transferase domain-containing protein — MTEAVPPRYTAREAIALVTSEFTELTGPARPVGPASPVGPPRQYGRPDGPLSWQGYDASRARATARTGEEESVVCGTAVLGTVPAVLISFEFGFLGGSLGERTGDRLEAAYAHAREHRLPVVSLVATGGSRMQEGMRALVQLQRVARQSALTRAAGLPQIAVLRDPTTGGGWATLGAGADVVLALPGAQVGFAGSRVRPPEADPAAYTAESQLAAGAVDAVVPQEELRETLALWVRLLSRPSSEAAPPPPALADTGLPATGWEAVHNARSPQRPRATAYLDTCFTHRAAISGDRCGGTDDGLLCGFGTWAEDGRTIAYAAQTGTATRPAGYRTATRLIRLADRLRIPVLTLVDTPGAANDAEAERQGAGAAIAEVFAAVAAARTPVTTLLIGEGGSGGALALAAPDNTWATPDSYFSVIAPELAAAILKRPPSEARATADQLRIRPQDLLDLGVVRGIVEPLKPPKRPPSR, encoded by the coding sequence ATGACTGAGGCAGTCCCGCCGCGCTACACGGCCCGCGAGGCGATCGCCCTCGTCACGTCCGAGTTCACCGAACTGACCGGCCCCGCAAGACCCGTAGGCCCCGCAAGCCCCGTAGGCCCCCCGAGGCAGTACGGGCGGCCGGACGGGCCCCTGTCCTGGCAGGGTTACGACGCCTCGCGCGCCCGCGCCACCGCCCGTACGGGTGAGGAGGAGTCGGTCGTCTGCGGGACCGCCGTCCTCGGTACGGTTCCGGCCGTGCTGATCTCCTTCGAGTTCGGCTTCCTCGGCGGATCGCTGGGCGAGCGTACGGGTGACCGGCTGGAGGCCGCGTACGCCCATGCGCGCGAGCACCGGCTCCCGGTCGTCTCCCTCGTCGCCACGGGCGGCAGCCGTATGCAGGAGGGCATGCGCGCGCTGGTCCAACTCCAGCGTGTGGCACGGCAGTCGGCGCTCACCCGGGCGGCCGGGCTGCCGCAGATCGCGGTCCTGCGCGACCCCACGACCGGCGGCGGCTGGGCCACCCTGGGCGCGGGCGCCGATGTCGTCCTCGCGCTCCCGGGCGCCCAGGTGGGCTTCGCGGGCTCGCGGGTACGACCGCCCGAGGCCGACCCGGCGGCGTACACGGCGGAGTCCCAGCTGGCGGCGGGAGCGGTCGACGCGGTGGTCCCCCAGGAGGAGTTGCGGGAGACGCTGGCGCTCTGGGTGCGCCTGCTGAGCCGCCCCTCGTCCGAGGCCGCCCCGCCTCCGCCCGCCCTGGCCGACACCGGCCTCCCCGCCACCGGCTGGGAGGCGGTACACAACGCCCGCTCCCCCCAACGCCCCCGCGCCACCGCCTACTTGGACACATGCTTCACCCACCGTGCCGCGATCAGCGGCGACCGCTGCGGCGGTACCGACGACGGGCTGCTCTGCGGTTTCGGCACCTGGGCGGAGGACGGCCGTACGATCGCCTACGCCGCCCAGACAGGCACCGCCACCCGTCCCGCCGGCTACCGCACCGCCACCCGGCTGATCAGGCTCGCGGACCGACTCCGTATCCCCGTACTGACGTTGGTGGACACCCCGGGTGCCGCCAACGACGCGGAGGCGGAGCGGCAGGGCGCGGGCGCGGCGATCGCGGAAGTGTTCGCGGCCGTGGCCGCCGCCCGGACGCCCGTCACCACGCTCCTCATCGGCGAGGGCGGCTCGGGCGGCGCACTGGCCCTCGCCGCACCGGACAACACCTGGGCCACGCCCGACAGTTACTTCTCCGTCATCGCCCCCGAGCTCGCGGCCGCCATCCTCAAGCGACCACCGTCGGAAGCACGCGCCACGGCGGACCAACTCCGCATCCGCCCCCAGGACTTGCTGGACCTCGGTGTCGTACGCGGCATCGTTGAACCGCTGAAGCCACCGAAGCGGCCGCCGAGCCGCTGA
- a CDS encoding acyl-CoA synthetase, which produces MSPLFPALTEAQTDPDGAGAHRPALRFGDRSLTYGELAATATASPLAARVTEAGRVAVWATPTLETAVAVVAALLAGVPAVPLNPKSGESELGHMVSDSAPSLVLAAPGDQLPPALSALERLDIDTSTSTSTGIPAPGAPDLAPESPALIVYTSGTTGPPKGAVIPRRAIATSLDALADAWAWTGDDVLVHGLPLFHVHGLILGILGPLRRGGSVRHLGRFETAGVARELSEGATMLFGVPTMYHRIAESLPDDPALAKALARARLLVSGSAALPVHDHERIAEATGRRVIERYGMTETLMNTSVRADGEPRAGTVGVPLPGVELRLTEEDGTTAVEAYDGETVGEIQVRGPNLFTEYLNRPEATAAAFTEDGWFRTGDMAVRDPDGYVRIVGRKATDLIKSGGYKIGAGEIENALLEHRGVREAAVTGEPDADLGERIVAWIVPADPQSPPPADELANHVAHRLAPHKRPRVVHYLDTLPRNDMGKIMKRALAHD; this is translated from the coding sequence GTGTCCCCTCTCTTCCCGGCCCTGACCGAGGCCCAGACGGACCCGGACGGCGCCGGCGCGCACCGGCCCGCCCTGCGCTTCGGCGACCGCTCCCTGACGTACGGCGAACTCGCGGCCACCGCCACCGCCTCCCCGCTCGCCGCTCGTGTCACGGAGGCGGGCCGGGTCGCCGTCTGGGCCACCCCCACCCTGGAGACCGCCGTCGCCGTGGTCGCGGCGCTGCTGGCCGGCGTCCCCGCCGTACCGCTCAACCCGAAGTCGGGCGAGAGCGAGCTGGGCCACATGGTGTCGGACAGCGCCCCGTCACTCGTCCTCGCGGCACCGGGCGACCAACTCCCGCCTGCACTCAGCGCGTTGGAACGCCTCGACATCGACACCAGCACCAGCACCAGCACAGGCATCCCTGCCCCCGGCGCCCCCGACCTCGCCCCCGAATCCCCCGCCCTCATCGTCTACACCTCCGGCACCACCGGCCCCCCGAAGGGCGCCGTCATCCCCCGCCGGGCCATCGCCACCAGCCTCGACGCCCTCGCGGACGCCTGGGCGTGGACCGGCGACGACGTACTCGTACACGGTCTCCCCCTCTTCCACGTGCACGGCCTGATCCTGGGCATCCTCGGCCCGTTGCGCCGCGGCGGATCCGTACGGCATCTCGGTCGCTTCGAAACGGCGGGCGTGGCAAGGGAGTTGAGCGAGGGCGCCACCATGCTGTTCGGGGTGCCGACGATGTACCACCGGATCGCGGAGTCCCTGCCGGACGACCCCGCGCTCGCGAAGGCCCTGGCCAGGGCGCGGCTGCTCGTGTCGGGGTCGGCCGCCCTGCCCGTGCACGACCACGAGCGGATCGCGGAAGCGACCGGGCGGCGGGTCATCGAGCGGTACGGGATGACGGAGACTCTCATGAACACCAGCGTCCGCGCCGACGGGGAGCCGCGCGCGGGCACGGTCGGCGTCCCGCTGCCGGGGGTCGAGCTACGGCTGACGGAGGAGGACGGGACGACGGCCGTCGAGGCGTACGACGGGGAGACCGTGGGCGAGATCCAGGTCCGCGGGCCGAACCTCTTCACCGAGTACCTGAACCGGCCCGAGGCGACGGCGGCGGCCTTCACCGAGGACGGCTGGTTCCGCACCGGCGACATGGCGGTGCGCGACCCCGACGGATACGTACGCATCGTCGGCCGCAAGGCCACCGACCTGATCAAGAGCGGCGGTTACAAGATCGGGGCGGGCGAGATCGAGAACGCGCTCCTGGAGCACCGGGGCGTACGGGAGGCCGCGGTCACCGGTGAGCCGGACGCCGACCTGGGCGAGCGCATCGTGGCGTGGATCGTGCCCGCCGATCCCCAATCACCACCGCCCGCCGACGAGTTGGCGAACCACGTGGCCCACCGCCTCGCGCCCCACAAGCGACCCCGCGTCGTCCACTACCTCGACACCCTGCCCCGCAACGACATGGGCAAGATCATGAAGCGCGCGCTGGCCCATGACTGA
- a CDS encoding SLC13 family permease: MSAELISILVLVVVFVIATTRSINMGALAFAAAFGVGELVADLDADKIFAGFPGALFVVLVGVTYLFAIARANGTTDWLVHASIRLVRGRVVLIPWVMFVLTGALTAIGAVSPAAVAIVAPIALSFAARYHISPLLMGAMVVHGAQGGGFSPISIYGTIVNGIVEREKLPGNEIALFLASLVVNLVIAAVVFVLFGGLKLRNDDSVTETASVSASSSSSSASSSVPSSAAPSSASSVATSAVPAASSASAGADTVSDPGPGPDADAKSAPEDRAEGPEDDTTRLNPARMATLAALVALVVAVLAFDLDAGLTSITLAVLLSTFWPEDSRTAVTQIAWPTVLLICGVLTYVGVLDEMGTIDWAGEGVSDIGVPLLSAVLLCYIGALVSAFASSVGIMGALIPLAVPFLAQGEIGAVGMVAALAVSATVVDVSPFSTNGALVLAAAPGVDRERFFRQLMVYGGVVVAVVPAVVWLALVVPHWG, from the coding sequence ATGTCCGCCGAACTGATTTCGATCCTCGTGCTCGTCGTGGTGTTCGTGATCGCCACCACCCGCTCCATCAACATGGGCGCCCTCGCCTTCGCCGCCGCCTTCGGAGTCGGCGAACTCGTCGCGGACCTCGACGCCGACAAGATCTTCGCCGGTTTTCCCGGCGCCCTCTTCGTCGTACTCGTCGGCGTGACGTATCTGTTCGCGATCGCCCGCGCCAACGGCACCACCGACTGGCTGGTGCACGCCTCGATCCGGCTTGTGCGCGGGCGGGTCGTACTGATCCCCTGGGTGATGTTCGTGCTGACGGGCGCGCTCACCGCGATCGGCGCGGTCAGCCCGGCCGCCGTCGCCATCGTGGCGCCGATCGCGCTGAGCTTCGCCGCGCGGTACCACATCAGCCCGCTGCTGATGGGCGCGATGGTGGTGCACGGCGCGCAGGGCGGCGGTTTCTCCCCGATCAGCATCTACGGGACGATCGTCAACGGCATCGTCGAGCGCGAGAAGCTGCCCGGCAACGAGATCGCGCTGTTCCTCGCCTCGCTCGTCGTCAACCTCGTGATCGCGGCGGTGGTGTTCGTGCTGTTCGGCGGGCTGAAGCTGCGCAACGACGACTCGGTCACGGAGACAGCCTCGGTCTCGGCTTCTTCCTCTTCTTCCTCGGCGTCTTCCTCCGTTCCTTCCTCGGCAGCTCCTTCCTCGGCGTCTTCGGTGGCAACTTCGGCGGTCCCGGCCGCGTCGTCGGCGAGCGCGGGCGCCGACACCGTTTCCGACCCCGGCCCCGGCCCCGACGCCGACGCGAAGAGCGCGCCCGAGGACCGTGCAGAAGGGCCCGAGGACGACACCACCCGGCTCAACCCCGCCCGTATGGCCACCCTCGCCGCCCTCGTCGCCCTGGTCGTCGCCGTACTCGCCTTCGACCTGGACGCCGGCCTCACCTCCATCACCCTCGCCGTCCTGCTCAGCACCTTCTGGCCGGAGGACAGCCGTACCGCCGTCACCCAGATCGCCTGGCCTACGGTCCTGCTGATCTGCGGTGTGCTGACGTACGTCGGCGTGCTGGACGAGATGGGCACGATCGACTGGGCCGGCGAGGGCGTCAGCGACATCGGCGTCCCACTGCTGTCCGCCGTACTCCTCTGCTACATCGGCGCGCTGGTCTCCGCGTTCGCCTCGTCCGTCGGCATCATGGGGGCGCTGATCCCGTTGGCGGTGCCGTTCCTGGCGCAGGGCGAGATCGGGGCGGTCGGCATGGTGGCGGCGCTCGCGGTGTCGGCGACGGTGGTGGACGTGAGCCCGTTCTCGACGAACGGAGCGTTGGTGCTCGCGGCGGCACCCGGCGTCGACCGGGAACGTTTCTTCCGGCAGTTGATGGTGTACGGAGGGGTTGTGGTGGCTGTGGTGCCCGCCGTGGTGTGGCTCGCGCTGGTGGTACCCCACTGGGGCTGA
- a CDS encoding FadR/GntR family transcriptional regulator, whose product MTDALRPMTAKPRLYEQVLDRLRSYAAEGGLGAGDRLPPERDLAARLGVSRASVKQAIVVLEVQGLVEVRHGGGTYLVRDTLDAEPVDQLVDRRRRLPDVLDAREALETKLAELAAERRTDEDVAAMDSALAHMRTEIAEGAHGVEGDRLFHAAVTAAAHSGILAEFMRSIADQITESRHESLRQPGRPTRSLTQHRAIFDAIVAQQPGRAATAMRRHVQTVARVRLLDWDPEENDEQGL is encoded by the coding sequence ATGACCGACGCACTGCGCCCGATGACGGCCAAGCCGCGCCTGTACGAGCAGGTCCTCGACCGGCTGCGCAGTTACGCGGCGGAGGGCGGTCTGGGTGCCGGCGACCGCCTCCCGCCCGAGCGCGACCTGGCGGCGCGCCTCGGTGTCAGCCGTGCCTCCGTGAAGCAGGCGATCGTCGTCCTGGAGGTGCAGGGCCTGGTCGAGGTCCGCCACGGCGGCGGCACCTACCTGGTCCGCGACACCCTCGACGCCGAACCGGTGGACCAACTCGTCGACCGCCGCCGCCGGTTGCCCGACGTGCTCGACGCCCGCGAGGCCCTGGAGACCAAGCTCGCCGAACTGGCCGCCGAGCGTCGCACCGACGAGGACGTCGCCGCGATGGACTCAGCCCTCGCGCACATGCGGACCGAGATCGCGGAGGGCGCACACGGCGTGGAGGGCGACCGCCTCTTCCATGCGGCGGTCACGGCCGCCGCGCACAGCGGCATCCTCGCCGAGTTCATGCGCTCCATCGCCGACCAGATCACCGAGAGCCGCCACGAGTCACTGCGCCAGCCGGGCCGCCCCACGCGTTCCCTCACCCAGCACCGCGCCATCTTCGACGCGATCGTGGCCCAGCAGCCGGGCCGTGCCGCCACCGCGATGCGCCGACACGTACAGACGGTGGCGAGGGTACGACTGCTGGACTGGGACCCGGAGGAGAACGACGAGCAGGGGCTTTGA
- a CDS encoding GNAT family N-acetyltransferase, with translation MTELGPVTWPPAPIKTERLVLRESEARDRAAFIELLASPEVHTYLGGPRPRDELECEMPAVPERWPGSFVVDLDGAMIGQILLRRATGHSRPAATGTADLGYLFLPRAWGFGYAAEACAAALDWFDGVLPGEPVVLTTQTANVGSMRLAAKLGFTEVERFRAWDAEQWLGQRPPVTPSA, from the coding sequence ATGACCGAACTAGGGCCCGTCACCTGGCCACCTGCCCCGATCAAGACCGAGCGGCTCGTGCTCCGCGAGTCCGAGGCCCGGGACCGTGCGGCGTTCATCGAGTTGCTGGCGTCGCCAGAGGTGCACACCTACCTCGGCGGCCCCCGCCCGCGTGACGAGCTTGAGTGCGAGATGCCCGCGGTGCCCGAGCGGTGGCCCGGGAGTTTCGTCGTTGATCTCGACGGGGCGATGATCGGCCAGATCCTGCTCAGGAGAGCAACGGGGCACAGTCGCCCGGCTGCCACGGGGACGGCCGATCTCGGCTACCTGTTCCTGCCGCGGGCGTGGGGATTCGGGTATGCCGCCGAGGCGTGCGCGGCGGCACTCGACTGGTTCGACGGCGTCCTTCCCGGCGAGCCGGTGGTGCTCACCACCCAGACCGCCAACGTCGGCTCGATGCGCCTCGCGGCAAAGCTGGGGTTCACCGAGGTAGAGCGGTTCCGGGCCTGGGACGCCGAGCAGTGGCTCGGCCAGCGGCCCCCGGTCACGCCGTCCGCTTGA
- a CDS encoding peptidase E, producing the protein MTASSTPPPASPANGREPTILATSGGHRAGAGRTMVTFNSLVHHAVDLSGAHGRRPRVMYIGTAIGDAEHFTARMTEAARVAGFDLTPLNLFPMPNLDDVEGTVLDQDVVWVMGGSVANLLAVWRVHGLDDILRRAWRSGVVLSGVSAGSICWFQGGTTDSFGPELRPITDALGFLPFGNGVHYDTDPGRRPLVHDLVANGTLPTTHCTDDGVGLVYRDTELVEAVTELPGKGAYIVTRDGETAAEERVEPRRLPGV; encoded by the coding sequence ATGACCGCGTCGAGCACGCCGCCCCCTGCCTCCCCTGCGAACGGCCGCGAGCCCACCATTCTCGCCACCTCGGGCGGTCACCGTGCCGGGGCCGGCCGGACCATGGTGACGTTCAACTCCCTGGTGCACCACGCGGTCGACCTGTCGGGTGCCCACGGCCGCCGCCCCCGCGTCATGTACATCGGTACGGCCATAGGCGACGCGGAACACTTCACGGCCCGTATGACCGAGGCTGCACGCGTGGCGGGCTTCGACCTCACGCCCCTTAACCTCTTCCCGATGCCCAACCTCGACGACGTCGAGGGCACCGTCCTCGACCAGGACGTCGTCTGGGTCATGGGCGGCTCGGTGGCGAACCTCCTCGCGGTCTGGCGGGTGCACGGACTCGACGACATCCTCCGCCGTGCCTGGCGCTCGGGCGTCGTCCTCAGCGGCGTCAGCGCGGGCTCGATCTGCTGGTTCCAGGGCGGCACCACGGACTCCTTCGGCCCCGAACTCCGCCCGATCACCGACGCGTTGGGCTTCCTCCCTTTCGGCAACGGCGTCCACTACGACACCGACCCCGGCCGCCGCCCTCTGGTCCACGACCTCGTCGCGAACGGCACCCTCCCCACCACCCACTGCACCGACGACGGAGTGGGCCTGGTCTACCGCGACACCGAACTGGTCGAAGCCGTAACGGAGTTGCCGGGCAAGGGCGCGTACATCGTGACGCGCGACGGCGAAACGGCGGCCGAGGAACGCGTCGAGCCGCGCCGCCTGCCCGGGGTCTAA
- a CDS encoding ATP-binding protein, producing the protein MPLLRQRRFSRTRASVGAAREFALTTLVEWNIDDRQEDIRLCVSELATNALLHGVPPGREFCVQLLLDGALLGLEVRDSGDGRPEVRLPDTEGCTGRGLFLVSELADDFGVTQHVPGKTAWAAFKVATRPVESAGGETSPVEPCPINTLPRRKPGFGHN; encoded by the coding sequence GTGCCCCTGTTACGGCAACGACGCTTCTCCCGAACGCGCGCTTCTGTAGGCGCCGCCCGCGAGTTCGCCCTCACCACCCTCGTCGAGTGGAACATCGACGACCGCCAGGAAGACATACGGTTGTGCGTCTCGGAACTCGCCACCAATGCCCTGCTCCATGGAGTGCCGCCGGGACGGGAGTTCTGCGTCCAGCTACTCCTGGACGGCGCCCTCCTCGGACTGGAGGTGCGCGACAGCGGTGACGGCCGCCCCGAAGTCCGACTCCCGGACACAGAGGGATGCACGGGCCGGGGACTCTTCCTGGTCAGCGAGTTGGCAGATGACTTCGGCGTTACTCAGCACGTCCCGGGCAAGACAGCGTGGGCGGCGTTCAAAGTCGCGACCAGGCCGGTCGAGAGCGCGGGCGGAGAAACAAGCCCCGTCGAGCCCTGCCCGATCAACACTCTCCCTCGACGCAAACCCGGCTTTGGTCACAACTGA